Proteins from one Thermobifida alba genomic window:
- a CDS encoding SDR family oxidoreductase has protein sequence MTAMCEGRVVIVTGGGRGLGRAHALEFARQGAAVVVNDLGGDVHGRGGSSEAADSVVAEIRALGGRAVANYADAADPEGARSVVQTALSEFGRLDVLVNNAGILRDRMLVNMDRPEWDEVVRVHLGSTFSCTREASAHWRAEAKAGRSVDARVINTSSPSGLYGNVGQANYGAAKAGIAAFTVIAATELARYGVTVNAIAPGARTRMTEDLAVLDGARADGDGFDAMAPENVSPLVVWLGGPHSAGVTGRVFNVWGGRISVAEGWRAGPGVDKGARWEVGELTEVVPGLVERAAPNANMWGEVPGA, from the coding sequence ATGACCGCGATGTGTGAGGGCCGAGTCGTCATCGTGACGGGGGGCGGCCGCGGGCTGGGCCGCGCCCACGCCCTGGAGTTCGCCCGGCAGGGCGCCGCGGTGGTCGTCAACGACCTGGGCGGTGACGTCCACGGCCGCGGCGGATCGTCGGAGGCGGCGGACTCGGTGGTGGCCGAGATCCGCGCCCTGGGCGGCCGGGCCGTGGCCAACTACGCCGACGCCGCCGACCCGGAGGGCGCCCGTTCGGTCGTGCAGACGGCGCTGTCGGAGTTCGGCCGGCTGGACGTGCTGGTCAACAACGCCGGCATCCTGCGCGACCGCATGCTGGTCAACATGGACCGCCCGGAGTGGGACGAGGTCGTGCGCGTCCATCTCGGCAGCACCTTCAGCTGCACCCGGGAGGCGTCGGCCCACTGGCGGGCGGAGGCCAAGGCCGGGCGCAGCGTCGACGCCCGCGTCATCAACACCTCCTCCCCCTCCGGGCTGTACGGCAACGTCGGACAGGCCAACTACGGGGCCGCCAAGGCGGGGATCGCGGCGTTCACCGTGATCGCCGCGACCGAGCTGGCCCGCTACGGCGTCACGGTCAACGCGATCGCGCCGGGGGCCCGCACCCGGATGACGGAGGACCTGGCGGTCCTGGACGGCGCCCGGGCCGACGGCGACGGCTTCGACGCCATGGCTCCGGAGAACGTGTCCCCCCTGGTGGTCTGGCTCGGCGGCCCGCACTCGGCCGGGGTCACCGGCCGCGTCTTCAACGTGTGGGGCGGCCGGATCAGCGTGGCCGAGGGGTGGCGTGCCGGCCCCGGGGTGGACAAGGGGGCCCGCTGGGAGGTCGGGGAGCTGACCGAGGTCGTTCCCGGCCTGGTGGAGCGGGCCGCGCCGAACGCGAACATGTGGGGGGAGGTCCCCGGGGCCTGA